One Lutzomyia longipalpis isolate SR_M1_2022 chromosome 4, ASM2433408v1 DNA segment encodes these proteins:
- the LOC129796046 gene encoding membrane-associated guanylate kinase, WW and PDZ domain-containing protein 2, whose protein sequence is MAAESDEIVSVVGNGAGSQLNGGSGGGTSGVKGESTENASQRDPTSNGDANSDHKISGSRDQSGQEVGRNVNRNKFRGNAPNYPSDALEHRSNILGEDEDGLGPLPYKWEKAYTESGELYFIDHNTGTSHWLDPRLSKFQKKSLEDCLDDELPYGWEKIHDPQYGTYFIDHVNRRTQYENPVLEAKRRVERSRPPGCPKGPIFTRNPLELRGERIRTTLLKSSRGLGFTIVGGDDNVDEFLQIKSIVPNGPAWLDGKLQTGDVLVYVNEICVLGFTHHDMVNVFQSILPGETVPLEVCRGYPLPFDPNDPNTEVVTTIAVDGINSDPEKARILMDLNMDGNYNFLDMSDPISPSGGGATLNGSAKNPLSRLQGDDFVLHQEPEVHSISIVKGAMGFGFTIADSAYGQKVKKILDRQCCKNLQEGDILLTINTIGVKQMSHGEVVQVLKDCPKNQEAVLKVQRGQFIPSAGATGKTFNLDRKMLKKNPDGLFRSGKDGGLYRSKTPTADLYSTQPKEILPTRPKTPLVDTRARAKTPSNDLNTDDNEACGGHEKITEKEGIPVDSKSNTSYPDHDSINNDLPYIDTFPKMVMTLTDRLSEVSLNPIHDKYHQDRLHSANKTFASSQSDLNSYDHVNTDFYVNAPTVRNLSELGPAPVALMAPIPTYHQDTCYCFECQDFNRQQMEYMQQQQRNMYNWQQANGRANRKVNEYLLDRRRAGFSPLESHGYHQANAWKYGDTSSGDGGFSQAPLHEEYALSEVTLERQTLGFGFRIVGGTEEGSQVTVGHIVPGGSADRAPQIATGDEILSIDGVNVVNASHHRVVQLMGEAALRGQVTMILRRKAMEKHKIYPYDVIVSRNENEGFGFVIISSTNQYFGSTIGKLIPGSPADRCGELKVGDRIVAVNRVDIAGMSHGDVVNLIKESGLHVRLTIGSPQVIANQPMKAPPQPRNEGFFVDSRFAGIPNHPQL, encoded by the exons ATGGCGGCGGAGAGTGATGAAATTGTAAGTGTTGTGGGGAATGGGGCTGGGAGTCAACTGAATGGAGGAAGTGGCGGAGGAACATCTGGAGTGAAGGGCGAAAGTACGGAGAATGCGTCACAGAGAGATCCCACTTCCAATGGCGACGCAAATTCTGACCACAAGATCAGCGGTTCACGTGATCAGAGTGGCCAGGAAGTTGGTCGGAATGtcaatagaaataaattcagag GAAATGCACCAAATTACCCCAGTGATGCCTTAGAACACCGATCAAATATCCTTGGTGAGGATGAAGATGGTCTTGGTCCCTTGCCCTACAAATGGGAGAAGGCCTACACAGAGAGTggagaattatattttattga TCACAATACGGGAACATCTCACTGGTTAGATCCGCGTTTATCgaaattccaaaagaaatcTCTGGAAGATTGTTTGGATGATGAATTACCCTATGGCTGGGAGAAGATTCATGATCCACAGTATGgaacatattttattgatcaCGTCAATCGGAGGACACAGTATGAGAATCCCGTGTTGGAAGCTAAGCGTCGCGTGGAGAGAAGTCGTCCTCCAGGGTGCCCAAAAGGTCCCATTTTCACGCGAAATCCCCTTGAATTGCGCGGTGAGAGAATAAGAACGACCCTGCTGAAATCTTCACGTGGCCTGGGATTTACAATTGTCGGTGGGGATGACAATGTGGATGAATTcttgcaaataaaatcaattgtaCCCAATGGACCAGCATGGTTGGATGGGAAATTGCAGACGGGCGATGTGCTGGTGTATGTTAATGAAATTTGCGTTCTTGGTTTCACGCATCACGACATGGTGAAtgtttttcaatcaattctaCCGGGGGAAACGGTACCCCTTGAAGTATGTCGTGGCTATCCATTGCCCTTTGACCCAAATGACCCAAACACCGAAGTGGTCACAACAATTGCCGTGGATGGGATTAATAGTGATCCCGAGAAGGCACGAATCCTTATGGATTTGAATATGGATggaaattacaattttctcgATATGTCAGATCCCATTAGTCCCAGTGGGGGTGGTGCTACCCTAAATGGGAGCGCGAAGAACCCCTTGTCACGTTTGCAGGGGGATGACTTTGTCCTGCATCAGGAGCCAGAAGTTCACAGTATAAGTATTGTGAAGGGTGCAATGGGATTTGGATTTACAATTGCCGACAGTGCCTACGGGCAGAAGGTGAAGAAGATCCTCGATCGGCAGTGTTGCAAAAATCTCCAAGAAGGTGATATTCTTCTCACCATCAATACAATTGGGGTGAAGCAAATGTCTCATGGGGAAGTTGTGCAAGTTCTCAAGGATTGCCCAAAGAATCAAGAGGCCGTACTTAAAGTTCAACGTGGTCAATTTATCCCATCGGCTGGGGCAACGGgtaaaacattcaatttagatcgaaaaatgttgaagaaaaatcccgATGGGTTATTTCGAAGTGGCAAAGATGGGGGATTGTATAGGAGTAAGACACCAACAGCGGATTTGTACAGTACACAGCCGAAGGAGATTTTGCCAACAAGACCAAAAACACCCCTCGTTGATACGAGAGCACGCGCCAAGACGCCATCAAATGATCTCAATACCGATGACAATGAAGCCTGTGGTGGTCATGAGAAGATCACAGAAAAGGAAGGTATTCCCGTGGATTCGAAATCAAATACAAGCTATCCCGATCATGATTCAATCAACAATGATCTTCCGTACATTGATACCTTCCCAAAGATGGTCATGACACTCACTGATCGCCTCTCGGAGGTATCACTCAATCCCATTCACGATAAATACCACCAGGATCGCCTTCATTCAGCCAATAAAACCTTCGCAAGTAGTCAATCGGATCTCAATAGCTACGATCACGTGAATACGGATTTTTACGTTAATGCACCCACTGTGCGGAACTTGAGTGAACTGGGTCCTGCACCTGTTGCCCTAATGGCGCCAATTCCCACATATCATCAGGACACGTGCTACTGTTTCGAGTGCCAGGACTTTAATAGGCAGCAAATGGAGTacatgcagcagcagcagcggaATATGTATAATTGGCAGCAAGCCAATGGACGGGCTAATAGGAAGGTGAATGAGTACCTGTTGGACAGGAGACGTGCGGGATTTAGTCCACTTGAGAGTCATGGATACCATCAAGCAAATGCCTGGAAGTATGGGGATACGTCCTCCGGCGATGGGGGCTTTTCTCAGGCACCACttcat gaagaATATGCCCTTTCTGAAGTTACGCTGGAGCGTCAAACTCTCGGGTTTGGTTTTAGAATAGTTGGTGGAACAGAGGAGGGTTCACAGGTAACAGTTGGGCACATTGTCCCAGGTGGATCAGCTGATCGTGCTCCTCAGATTGCGACTGGTGATGAAATTCTCAGTATTGATGGTGTTAATgtg gTGAATGCATCTCATCACAGAGTTGTACAATTAATGGGTGAAGCAGCCCTTCGGGGTCAGGTAACAATGATCTTACGGCGGAAAGCAATGGAGAAGCATAAAATCTATCCATATGACGTCATTGTGAGTCGCAATGAAAATGAAGGATTCGGTTTTGTTATAATCTCATCgacaaatcaatattttggaTCCACAATTG gAAAACTAATCCCGGGAAGTCCAGCAGATCGCTGTGGTGAGCTGAAAGTTGGTGATCGTATTGTGGCAGTCAATCGTGTGGATATAGCTGGGATGAGTCATGGGGATGTGGTGAATCTCATAAAGGAATCTGGATTGCATGTTCGCCTGACAATTGGGAGTCCTCAAGTTATTGCAAATCAACCAATGAAGGCACCACCACAACCACGAAATGAGGGATTCTTTGTTGATTCTCGCTTTGCTGGCATACCAAATCATCCACAATTATGA